One Helicobacter pylori genomic window, GACGCTTTAAGAGAGCAATTTGGATTGAATAAGCCCTTGATAGAGCAGTATTTTTTCTTTATCAATAACGTGTTGCATGGCAATTTTGGCGCTTCTATCATGACTGGTGAGCCTGTGATGCATGAATTTTGGCAACGCTTCCCGGCTACGGTGGAATTAGCTTTGATCGCTTTGTTTATGGCTCTTGTCTTGGGTATTAGCGTTGGCGTGTTAGCCGCGATCAAACGCTATAGCGTGTTTGATTATTCTAGCATGACTTTCGCTTTAGCCGGGATTTCTATGCCCGTGTTTTGGCTAGGGCTTATGCTGATTTATATTTTTAGCGTGCAATTGGGGTGGTTGCCTGTTTTTGGGCGTTTGAGCGATGTGTATTATTTAGATGGCCCCACAGGTCTTTATTTGATAGACAGCCTGATCGCAAGGGATTATGGGGCGTTTGTGGATACGATCAAGCACTTGATTTTGCCTAGCATTGTGTTAGCCACGGTTTCTACCGCTGTTATTGCCAGAATGACTCGCGCAAGCATGGCAGAAGTGTCTAAAGAAGATTATGTGCGCACCGCTAAAGCTAAGGGGTGTAGCTCCTTTAGGGTGATTTTTGTGCACACTTTGCGTAACGCCTTAATCCCTGTAACGACTATCGCAGGCTTGATGCTGGCTGGGCTTTTAGGGGGGAGCATGATAACTGAAACGGTTTTCTCATGGCCTGGGATTGGCAAGTGGATCGTTAATGCGCTCAACCAGCGCGATTTCCCGATTATCCAATCCATGTCTTTGATTATCGCCATGATGTATATTGGGGCTAATCTCTTGGTGGATATTTTATACGCTTTTATTGATCCTAGAATAAGGTTGTCATAATGGAGTCTTTTAGAGAGTTTATCCAACAATTCAAAAAAAATAAGGCGGCGGTCGTTGGGGCATGGATTGTGCTTTTATTGGTAATTTGCGCTGTTTTTGCACCTCTTTTAGCCCCGCATGATCCTTATGTCCAAAACGCGCAAGATCGCCTTTTAAAACCTATATGGGAGCATGGGGGGAATGCTAAATACCTTTTAGGCACCGATGATTTGGGGCGCGATATTTTGAGCCGCTTGATCTATGGGGCTAGGATTTCTTTAACCATAGGGATTGTTTCTATGGGGATTGCGGTGTTTTTTGGCACGATACTAGGGCTAATAGCGGGGTATTTTGGGGGGAAAACAGATGCAATTATCATGCGTATCATGGACATCATGTTCGCTTTGCCCTCTATTTTATTGATCGTGATTGTGGTCGCTGTGTTAGGGCCTTCACTCACTAACGCCATGCTCGCTATTGGGTTTGTGGGGATTCCTGGATTTGCACGATTGGTGCGCAGTTCTGTGCTAGGCGAAAAAGAAAAAGAATACGTGATCGCTTCTAAAATCAATGGCTCTTCGCATCTTCGTTTAATGTGTAAGGTGATCTTCCCTAATTGCATTATCCCTTTGATCGTGCAAACGACAATGGGTTTTGCTTCCACGGTTTTAGAAGCGGCCGCGCTGAGCTTCTTAGGTCTTGGGGCCCAACCTCCCAAACCCGAATGGGGAGCGATGCTGATGAATTCCATGCAATACATCGCTACCGCTCCTTGGATGCTTGTTTTCCCTGGGGTGATGATTTTTTTAACGGTCATGAGTTTTAATCTGGTAGGCGATGGCATCATGGACGCTTTAGATCCTAAACGCGCCTCTTAAAAGGAGCTTGCATGATTTTAGAAGTTAAAGATTTAAAAACTTATTTTTTCACCGATAAGGGCGTGAATAAAGCGGTGGATGGCGTGAGTTTTGGCTTGAAAAAGTCTCAAACGCTTTGCATTGTAGGGGAGAGCGGGAGCGGGAAAAGCATCACTTCGCTTTCTATTCTAGGGTTGATTGAAAAGCCCGGGAAAATTGTGGGGGGGAGCATTCAATTTTTAGGGCAGGATTTGTTGCAACTTAAAGAAAAACAGATGCAAAAAGAAATCAGGGGTAAAAAAATTGGCATGATCTTTCAAGAGCCTATGACGAGCCTAAACCCTTCCTACACGGTGGGGTTTCAAATCAATGAAGTGCTAAAAATCCACCACCCTAACCTCAATAAAAAAGAACGCTTAGAAAGGGTGGTCTATGAATTAGAGCGTGTGGGCATTCCCCATGCCGGGGATAAATACCACGAATACCCTTTCAATCTCAGCGGGGGGCAGCGCCAAAGGGTGATGATCGCTATGGCTATGGTGTGTGAGCCTGAAATCTTGATCGCTGATGAGCCGACGACAGCGTTAGATGTAACCATTCAAGCGCAAATCTTGGAATTGATGAAAGAATTGCAGCAAAAAAAAGGCACTTCTATTTTGTTTATCACCCATGATTTAGGCGTGGTGGCGCAAATCGCTGATGAAGTGGTGGTGATGTATAAAGGGCATGTGGTGGAGCAAGCGAGCGCCAAAGAGCTTTTTGCTGATCCAAGACACCCTTATACCAAAGCTCTTTTAAGCGCGATCCCTAAACCGGGCAAAGAATACCGCAAAAAACGCTTAGAAACCGTGGATGAAAATACAGATTATTTGAGTTTTCAAAAGGAGTTGCGATGAAGCTCTTAGAAATTAAAGAATTGAAAAAATCCTATGCGATAGACAGGGGGTTATTCAAGCCTAAAAGGGTGATCCATGCACTCAATGGGATTAGTTTTGAAGTGGAACAAAATGAAGTTTTAAGCATTGTGGGGGAGAGCGGTTGCGGGAAAAGCACGACAGCCAAAATTTTAGCCGGGATTGAAAGGCAAGACAGCGGGGCGATTTATTTCAATGGTAAGCGCCATTTGCATTTTAGCAAACAGGATTGGTTTGATTACCGCAAAAAGGTGCAAATGATTTTTCAAGATCCTTATTCTAGCCTGAACCCTCGGTGGAAAGTGGGCGAGATTATCGCTGAACCCTTGCTGTTAAATTCTCATTTTTCAAAAAAAGAAATCAAAACAAAAGTGCTAGAGATCATGCAAAAAGTGGGCTTGAAATTAGAATGGATCGATCGTTACCCCCACCAATTTTCAGGCGGTCAAAGGCAACGAATCGGCATTGCTAGGGCGCTCATTTTGCATCCTAGCGTGGTGATCTGCGATGAGCCTGTGTCTGCACTAGATGTGTCCATTCAAGCGCAAGTGTTGAATTTGCTCTTGGATTTGCAAAAAGAAATGGGGCTGACTTATATTTTTATCAGCCATGATTTAGGCGTGGTGGAGCATATAAGCGATAAAATCATCGTGATGAATCAAGGGCAAATCGTAGAAACCGGGGATGTGGATAGCGTGATAAGCGCTCCAAAGCACCCTTATACGCAGAAATTGCTCAATGCGGTGCCGCATTTGGAAAAATCCATGCAAAGATTTGCTGAATAAAAGAAAGGGTATTTAAGCTGTGTTTGTAGATAGCGTGGAAATCATCATCGCTTCGGGTAAGGGGGGGCCTGGAATGGTGAGTTTTAGGCGAGAAAAGTTTGTCATTAAAGGAGGCCCTGACGGGGGCGATGGAGGCGATGGAGGCGATGTGTATTTTGAAGTGGATAACAATACCGACACTCTAGCGAGTTTTAGAGGCACCAAACACCATAAGGCTAAAAACGGGGCTCCAGGAGGCACACGAAATTGCGCAGGCAAAAAGGGTGAAGACAAGATCATTGTCGTGCCGCCAGGAACGCAAGTTTTTGCAGATGATAAGTTGTGGCTTGATTTAGTGGAACCTAAAAAAAGGGTGCTAGCCCTAAAGGGAGGTAAGGGGGGGTTAGGGAATGCGCATTTTAAAAGCGCGACTAAACAACAACCCACTTACGCGCAAAAAGGCTTGGAGGGGGTTGAAAAATGCGTGCGTTTGGAATTAAAGCTCATCGCTGATATAGGGTTAGTGGGCTTCCCTAATGCGGGTAAATCCACGCTCATTTCCACCATCTCTAACGCCAAGCCTAAAATCGCTAATTATGAATTTACGACTCTAGTGCCTAATTTAGGGGTTGTGAGCGTGGATGAAAAAAGCGAATTTCTAATGGCGGATATTCCTGGCATTATTGAAGGGGCTAGTGAGGGAAAAGGCTTAGGGATTAGCTTTTTAAAGCATATTGAACGCACTAAGGTTTTAGCCTTTGTTTTAGACGCTTCCAGGCTGGATTTGGGCATTAAAGAGCAATACAAACGCTTGAGATTGGAGTTGGAAAAATTTTCACCCGCTTTAGCCAATAAGCCTTTTGGGGTGTTGCTCAATAAATGCGATGTTGTAGAAAACATTGATGAGATGACTAAGGATTTTTGCGCTTTTTTAAATTTGAAAGCACAAAAATTAGAGGCGTTTGATTTAGAGCCGTATTTAGGGTTTTTGCACCCCAATTTAACCAGCGATTTTGAAAATGACCCTAATGAAAAATCCACACTCTTTGTCTTACCCCTGTCAGCGGTTAGCGCTCTTAATGTGCATGCGCTTAAATTTGTGTTGTTAAAAGCGTTACCCTAAAACGCTATTTTTAAACCATTCAAATAAAGGCGTGGAATGAAAAGATTTGTTTTGTTTTTATCATTCATATGTGTTTGCGTTTGCGTTCAAGCTTATGCTGATCAAGATTACTTTTTTAGGGATTTTAAATCTAGAGATTTGCCCCAAAAACTCCATCTTGATAAAAAGCTCTCCCAAACAATACAGCCATGCACGCAACTTAACGCGTCAAAACACTACACTTCTACCGGGGTTAGAGAGCCTGATAAATGCACAAAGAGTTTTAAAAAATCCGCTCTCATGTCCTATGACTTAGCGCTAGGCTATTTGGTGAGCCAAAACAAACTATACGGCTTAAAAGCTATAGAAATTTTAAACGCTTGGGCTAAAGAGCTTCAAAGCGTAGACACTTATCAGAGCGAGGATAATATCAATTTTTACATGCCTTATATGAACATGGCTTATTGGTTTGTCAAAAAGGCATTACCTAGCCCAGAATACGAAGATTTCGTTAAGCGGATGCGCCAATATTCTCAATCCGCTCTTAACACTAACCATGGGGTGTGGGGCATTCTTTTTGATGTGAGTTCTGCGCTAGCGTTAGATGATCATACCCTTTTGCACAATAGTGCTAATCGGTGGCAGGATTGGATATTTAAAGCCATAGATGAGAATGGGGTTATTGCTAGCACGATCACTAGGAGCGATACGAGCGATTATCATGGCGGCCCTACAAAGGGCATTAAGGGGATAGCTTATACCAATTTCGCGCTTCTTGCGATAACTATATCAGGCGAATTGCTTTTTGAGAACGGGTATGATTTGTGGGATAGTGGAGCCGGAAAAAGGCTCTCTGTAGCGTATAACAAAGCCGCAACATGGATTTTAAACCCTGAAACTTTCCCTTATTTCCAGCCTAACCTTATCGGGGTGCATAACAACGCCTATTTCATTATTTTAGCCAAGCATTATTCTAGCCCTAGCGCAAATGAGCTTTTAAAGCAAGGCGATTTGCATGAAGATGGTTTCAGGCTGAAACTCCGATCGCCATGAATTGTTTTGTATTCAAGATGATAGCGATAGCCATGCGCTTTAACCTTTTGATGAATGGTTCAGAAAGTTTGGTTCAGTCAGCATTATTTACAAAAAGAGTTTAAAATAAACGCAATTGTATCTCTTGAGTCGTCTTTAGAGTGCAAATGATTATCAAAATGAATCGTTTTAGTTGTAAGCGTGCTTGTTTACACTAAAATAATAAGCGTTATTGATAAGACCACATTAAAGGATAATGAATGAAAAAAATGGTTTTGGTATCGGTTTTACTAGCAGGGTTTTTGCAAGCGGTGAATTTGGATTTATCTTCGGCTAAGCTAACATGGACGGCCTTTAAAACTAAGGCTAAAACACCAGTAAATGGGAGCTTTGAAAGCATCACCTATAAATTAGGTAAATCTCAAGATAGTTTAAAAACCCTTTTAGAGGGAGCGAGTGCGAGCATGGATAGCTTGAAAGTCAATTTAGGCGATGACACTAAAAACAAAAACGTTAAAGAAGCTTTTTTCGCTCTTTTTAAAAACACTAATATTAAAGTAACTTTTAGAAATGTGATAGAAGGCGATCATGCAGGTTCTCTTACGGCTTATGTGAGAATGAATGAAAAGCTGGTAAAAGTGCCTATGCAATACACGATTGCTGAGGATAAGCTCGTGGTTAAAGGGGTTTTGGATTTATTGAATTTTGGCTTGAAAAACGAATTAGCGAGCTTGGCCAAACGATGCGAGAGTTTTCATGAGGGCTTGACTTGGTCGCAAGTGGAAATCCAATTTGAAAGCATGATTAAGGGATAATGTAAAATCATGGAGTTGTTGCACAGCATTAATGATTTTAATGAAGCCAAGCAGGTGATCGCTGGGGGGGTCAATTCGCCTGTGAGGGCGTTTAAGAGCGTTAAAGGCACTCCCCCCTTTATTTTAAAGGGTAAGGGGGCGTATCTTTATGATGTGGATAACAACCATTATATAGATTTTGTGCAAAGCTGGGGGCCTTTGATTTTTGGGCATGCTGATGAAGAGATTGAAGAAAATATTATTAATGCATTAAAAAAAGGCACTTCTTTTGGCGCTCCCACAGAATTAGAAACCACTTTAGCTAAGGAAATCATTTCTTGTTATGAAGGCTTAGATAAGGTGCGTTTAGTGAATAGTGGCACGGAAGCGACCATGAGCGCGATACGACTCGCTAGAGCTTTTAGCCAAAAAGATGATTTGATCAAGTTTGAAGGGTGCTATCATGGGCATAGTGACTCTTTGTTGGTGAAAGCGGGTAGCGGGTGCGCCACTTTTGGCTCTCCTTCTTCTTTAGGCGTGCCGAACGATTTTAGCAAACACACTCTAGTGGCCCGTTATAACGATTTAAACTCCACAGAAGAATGCTTTAAAAAAGGCGATGTGGGTTGTGTCATCATTGAGCCCATTGCTGGGAATATGGGGTTAGTGCCGGCTCAAAAAGAGTTTTTACTGGGCTTAAAGGCTTTGTGTGAAAAATACCAAGCGGTGCTGATTTTAGATGAAGTGATGAGCGGGTTTAGAGCGAGTTTGAGCGGTTCGCAAGAATTTTATGGCGTTGTGCCGGATTTGGTAACCTTTGGTAAGGTGATAGGCGCTGGGCTTCCTTTGGCGTGTTTTGGGGGGCGTGCGGAAATTATGGACTTGCTTTCGCCCATTGGAGGCGTGTATCAAGCAGGCACATTGAGCGGTAACCCCCTAGCGGTGTGCGCGGGCTTGAGCGCGCTTTATAAAATCAAAAGAGACAAACCCCTTTATACCCGCTTGAACGCTTTAGCCGTTCGTTTGACTCAAGGTTTAAAAAAGAGCGCTCAAAGCTATAACATCGCTTTAGAAACGCTCAACATGGGGAGCATGTTTGGCTTTTTCTTTAACGAAAATGCGGTGCGTGATTTTGATGACGCTTTAAAAAGCGATACGGAAATGTTTGCAAAATTCCACCAAAAAATGCTCTTTAAGGGCGTGTATTTGGCATGTTCAAGCTTTGAAACCGGCTTTATTTGTGAGCCTATGACTGAAGAGATGATTGATTTAGCGGTTGCAAAAGCCGATGAAAGTTTTGATGAAATCATAAAAGGTGTGTGAATTTTTGAAAAAGCCAAAGTATTATAAATTCATAGAGGGGGCGAATTATTTGAGCTTGGGGCTTTCTATGGTGGTAGCGATCCTTATGGGCGTGGCTATAGGCTATGGGCTTAAAAAACTCACTCATATTTCGTGGCTTTTTTGGCTTGGGGTTATTTGGGGCGTGTTAGCGAGCTTTCTCAATGTCTATAAAGCTTATAAAAACATGCAAAAAGATTATGAAGAATTGGCCAAAGACCCTAAACACACACAAAATAAAACAAAATAAATCCAATCAAATCCCATGTGCCAAATCAAATGCTTGCTTATTTTACTTTTTATCAATATAGTCAGTGCTACCATCGTTTATTTTTTCCAAGCGTTTCAAGGGGTTTTGAATTTTGAAGGGGGGTTTTTAGGGTTTTTTATCGTGGCGTTGTCTTCGTATTACGGCGTTAAAAAGCGTTTGGATTTAAGGAAACAAAATTCAGGAGAAAAAGAAGAAAAGCAAAAATTCCAAAAATTCGCCCTAGGCTTGGAAATGTCTTTTAATGTGTGGCGTTTAGGGGGGTATGGGGTTTTACTAGGCATTTTAGGAGCGCTTTTATTTTTGCATCTTTTTAACGGGTTAATCTTTCTTATTGGCGTGTTTGTGAGCTCGCTCTCTAGCGCGCTATTACGATTTTTGAATAATAATGGTAAGTTTTGACACAAACGCATGTGGATTTCAACCCCTTTAATCCTCTTTTAATTTCTAAT contains:
- a CDS encoding ABC transporter permease; amino-acid sequence: MLSFIIKRILWAIPTLFGVSIIVFMMVHLVPGDPALVILGEKANQAAIDALREQFGLNKPLIEQYFFFINNVLHGNFGASIMTGEPVMHEFWQRFPATVELALIALFMALVLGISVGVLAAIKRYSVFDYSSMTFALAGISMPVFWLGLMLIYIFSVQLGWLPVFGRLSDVYYLDGPTGLYLIDSLIARDYGAFVDTIKHLILPSIVLATVSTAVIARMTRASMAEVSKEDYVRTAKAKGCSSFRVIFVHTLRNALIPVTTIAGLMLAGLLGGSMITETVFSWPGIGKWIVNALNQRDFPIIQSMSLIIAMMYIGANLLVDILYAFIDPRIRLS
- a CDS encoding ABC transporter permease → MESFREFIQQFKKNKAAVVGAWIVLLLVICAVFAPLLAPHDPYVQNAQDRLLKPIWEHGGNAKYLLGTDDLGRDILSRLIYGARISLTIGIVSMGIAVFFGTILGLIAGYFGGKTDAIIMRIMDIMFALPSILLIVIVVAVLGPSLTNAMLAIGFVGIPGFARLVRSSVLGEKEKEYVIASKINGSSHLRLMCKVIFPNCIIPLIVQTTMGFASTVLEAAALSFLGLGAQPPKPEWGAMLMNSMQYIATAPWMLVFPGVMIFLTVMSFNLVGDGIMDALDPKRAS
- a CDS encoding ABC transporter ATP-binding protein, coding for MILEVKDLKTYFFTDKGVNKAVDGVSFGLKKSQTLCIVGESGSGKSITSLSILGLIEKPGKIVGGSIQFLGQDLLQLKEKQMQKEIRGKKIGMIFQEPMTSLNPSYTVGFQINEVLKIHHPNLNKKERLERVVYELERVGIPHAGDKYHEYPFNLSGGQRQRVMIAMAMVCEPEILIADEPTTALDVTIQAQILELMKELQQKKGTSILFITHDLGVVAQIADEVVVMYKGHVVEQASAKELFADPRHPYTKALLSAIPKPGKEYRKKRLETVDENTDYLSFQKELR
- a CDS encoding ABC transporter ATP-binding protein, which translates into the protein MKLLEIKELKKSYAIDRGLFKPKRVIHALNGISFEVEQNEVLSIVGESGCGKSTTAKILAGIERQDSGAIYFNGKRHLHFSKQDWFDYRKKVQMIFQDPYSSLNPRWKVGEIIAEPLLLNSHFSKKEIKTKVLEIMQKVGLKLEWIDRYPHQFSGGQRQRIGIARALILHPSVVICDEPVSALDVSIQAQVLNLLLDLQKEMGLTYIFISHDLGVVEHISDKIIVMNQGQIVETGDVDSVISAPKHPYTQKLLNAVPHLEKSMQRFAE
- the obgE gene encoding GTPase ObgE, which produces MFVDSVEIIIASGKGGPGMVSFRREKFVIKGGPDGGDGGDGGDVYFEVDNNTDTLASFRGTKHHKAKNGAPGGTRNCAGKKGEDKIIVVPPGTQVFADDKLWLDLVEPKKRVLALKGGKGGLGNAHFKSATKQQPTYAQKGLEGVEKCVRLELKLIADIGLVGFPNAGKSTLISTISNAKPKIANYEFTTLVPNLGVVSVDEKSEFLMADIPGIIEGASEGKGLGISFLKHIERTKVLAFVLDASRLDLGIKEQYKRLRLELEKFSPALANKPFGVLLNKCDVVENIDEMTKDFCAFLNLKAQKLEAFDLEPYLGFLHPNLTSDFENDPNEKSTLFVLPLSAVSALNVHALKFVLLKALP
- a CDS encoding alginate lyase family protein — protein: MKRFVLFLSFICVCVCVQAYADQDYFFRDFKSRDLPQKLHLDKKLSQTIQPCTQLNASKHYTSTGVREPDKCTKSFKKSALMSYDLALGYLVSQNKLYGLKAIEILNAWAKELQSVDTYQSEDNINFYMPYMNMAYWFVKKALPSPEYEDFVKRMRQYSQSALNTNHGVWGILFDVSSALALDDHTLLHNSANRWQDWIFKAIDENGVIASTITRSDTSDYHGGPTKGIKGIAYTNFALLAITISGELLFENGYDLWDSGAGKRLSVAYNKAATWILNPETFPYFQPNLIGVHNNAYFIILAKHYSSPSANELLKQGDLHEDGFRLKLRSP
- a CDS encoding YceI family protein; translated protein: MKKMVLVSVLLAGFLQAVNLDLSSAKLTWTAFKTKAKTPVNGSFESITYKLGKSQDSLKTLLEGASASMDSLKVNLGDDTKNKNVKEAFFALFKNTNIKVTFRNVIEGDHAGSLTAYVRMNEKLVKVPMQYTIAEDKLVVKGVLDLLNFGLKNELASLAKRCESFHEGLTWSQVEIQFESMIKG
- the hemL gene encoding glutamate-1-semialdehyde 2,1-aminomutase codes for the protein MELLHSINDFNEAKQVIAGGVNSPVRAFKSVKGTPPFILKGKGAYLYDVDNNHYIDFVQSWGPLIFGHADEEIEENIINALKKGTSFGAPTELETTLAKEIISCYEGLDKVRLVNSGTEATMSAIRLARAFSQKDDLIKFEGCYHGHSDSLLVKAGSGCATFGSPSSLGVPNDFSKHTLVARYNDLNSTEECFKKGDVGCVIIEPIAGNMGLVPAQKEFLLGLKALCEKYQAVLILDEVMSGFRASLSGSQEFYGVVPDLVTFGKVIGAGLPLACFGGRAEIMDLLSPIGGVYQAGTLSGNPLAVCAGLSALYKIKRDKPLYTRLNALAVRLTQGLKKSAQSYNIALETLNMGSMFGFFFNENAVRDFDDALKSDTEMFAKFHQKMLFKGVYLACSSFETGFICEPMTEEMIDLAVAKADESFDEIIKGV
- a CDS encoding AtpZ/AtpI family protein; this encodes MKKPKYYKFIEGANYLSLGLSMVVAILMGVAIGYGLKKLTHISWLFWLGVIWGVLASFLNVYKAYKNMQKDYEELAKDPKHTQNKTK